The window ataaAACGATTTTGATGTTTCAATGGAGAAAAAGAACTTGTTTTCCCCAAATGTTAACCAAACCCCACCCCACCACTGAGGAGCTCCCATATCTTATGTTGCGGGGTGTTGGGTAGGTACGGATCtaagagtaatttttttttgtttgtttttgacgTGCAAAAGTTTTCTGCAAAaggaaaatcatatatttatataaaaataattagcaCTAACATGCATGTATGAAAGCTCACTAATAGGGACAAAATGAAAAGCATATGCATCTTGGCAAAATTCGTCTAGCTTAGGTGAATCGTATTTTAACCGAAGAGAGACAAATACAATCGATTGTAGATTGATTTCTCAAATACGTGAGCTAGTGTTGAGTGGTTGAGTTGATAACgataaaaatattcaataaacATACTTTTTTTACACATGGATAGTGAGTGAATTCATTAATCGAAATTATAGTAAATAGAGAGATTGTCTCACGTATCGAAGAAGAATTCAACGGGAGTGATAGTGCAATAATTGCGAATGACACCTACTTTTACAACCTAAAGATTCTTCAGCCAAAATCTCCTTACGATcacaacaataaaataaaataaaaaccagatACTCAAATACCAAATTTGTCAAAAGAGAGCAGTCAGATTCCGTGGTAATCAACGGATTCTATTTTAAACAtaacattataaataataataaaaatagtaatttgttcatattttcGAGGTCAATAATTAATAGAGAGACCGGTCATCGATGACATAGTTGTACTATATAATAatgtcttcttttttgttcAGTTTCATTCCCCAAATTAATGAAGAAAATTTGCCAAATCTCATATCAGAAATTTACTAGATGGAAAATATCGATCACCAATAAAACTATTTGTATTTAGAAACAGAACTATATATACGGACTTTGTCAGACAGACATCAGcataatactttttgttttcttctcaaatCGATCAAACATGTATAAATTCAATACGcaaaataattcatatatattataattatgatggAATCAATCTCACACGTGATAACCTAAACAACACAAGTACACAACCCAGCTGGTAAAAagatttcaggaaaaaaaaaaatactacaacatttTTATGTTTCAGATTTTCAACGGAAATTTACaatggatttttttcttcttaaactaTGATTATCAGATTTTCATAATTAGTTATAAATGATCAGCTAATactgaaaaaaacattaaaaggGAAATACAGTTATGCCCATAAGGCACCGACTTCAACGAGTCTAGGAATAAGGTTACCACTAAGGTGAAGTGCTACAAGTGACTCGAACCCACCGACACAAGCACCACCTATGAAGAGCACCGGAGCAGCTTCAACTGCGAGGTAAGCGATCTCTCCCTCGTCGATCTCTATCACCGTTGGGTGAACTCCGACGGTAGACAGAAGCTTCTTCATGACGTGGCACATGCAGCATGAGGAAGATCGAGTGAATATGATGACTGGATGCTCTGATATCAGCCGTCCGATCTTTGACTCTGACGTCTCCTCTTCGTCGAACGACAGGCTTGTCgaggcggtggaggaggagactgttGGTGGTGCTGGTgaaagaggaggaggacgagGATGAACCGTCAGGTCTAGCGTTACGGCGTCGTTTGAGCAGTTTCGTAGACCTCGCATCGTCTTcattagagagaaagagagagggagagaaagagagagagtgggaGATTTGTTGATGTCAACGCGAGATGAGAGCGACCATAAATGGAGAAATTGGGTGTCACTATAATGACGTAACCATTagctaattatttatttcatttgttttttcccttaaataattgttttggtCATTTCTAAATTTGTTTTCGAGGTCAGCTTGGTCGCATCTTATTTACGAATGAACAATTGAACATACATAGCTTAGtctaaaaattcttaattttaaaCTAAGTTCTGTATATAAAAGTTGATAATGGTTTTTGGCTTCTAATTagcattaattaattttaaaaattcaaagaatTTTAGTAGGGAAAAATATAATATCCCTAAAATCAGCgggttttgtatttattttatgaaaatgttatGTGGATGCCCTCACTCACACATATATtgtaaacaaattatatatttatgtaacgTAAACATGCATGTACGATATTACAACTAatgtatattactatatatactaattaatacaACTATGTTATATAGTATGTAAAAATATTGATATAGAAGGGAtaaaaacccaaacaaaaaggaacacgttttggttttgagtttttccATGAAATCTGGCGTACGTGGAGGAGGACGAGATCCTCGAAATATTTGTATATAGCTTGGTGTTTACGCTATTACGGGCAAACATCATCGTTAATCTTACgacttgttgttgtttaatgttTGAATCCCACGATCgataataatgttttttcttttaatcgaATGcgacaaaagacaaaaatggAATACGATTCTACGGTGGTTTGTTACGTTCTGCCTCTCTGTAAAAAGAATGGTTATAATATGTCctctattttcaaaatttggtttgctcATGTGCGAACAAGTTTTTAGGTAACCATCTCCGTGTTTAATAACAATCATTTGAATTATTCGGTTTAAACATTATATAGCACATTCAATAatagtttttgattgatataAATGGAGCGTGTAGCACACCGTAGATGAAGAGTACGTTTGAGAAAGATCTGTCACATGGCCATGGACAATAAGGGGGTCGAAGCAATTATAAATGATGCTGAcgtatttgatttgttttaactCAGGGTAAATTGGTGACACTTGACGTCATCAGATATCAGAATCATCAGACCATGTCTCAGCTAACGTTGACAACGGTAtcttaccaaaatatttttatgattattaaataatatataaaggacAGATTGATCATacataacatatcataaaatcGTAATTGCTGAAgaagttaattataaataaaagtacTATTTCTGTTATATCTTATTTAGATGTTTTAATGACTACTCTTATTTGATTTGTAAATGTTGTATATCATGACATGCATGGTTTTCCTAATTATTAGTTGAATTGTTTGAAGTTAAATATAACTAGTAAGTATTAGTCAAAATGTGATTATTGGTGCGACTTTAACAAAGTATTGTATTCAGTGACAAATTGCAACTGGCAATGAACAAGTGAGAATATTCCAAAAGAATATTAACCAACCAAACGTGAATCTTTAATATTCAATCTTTTAAATTGTCATTGACTCATTGTAGTGGAAGATGCACTAGAGTCAGATTTTTCCATGTATACTTTCGGAAGCTATTTATTAGGatattgacaagaaaaaaagaaaaaaaactcaaaatcaagaaacaatcaCGATTTAGataactataaataaattcttttatctaaatattttttttttgaatgtaaacaagttttagttttattctcATAGTTTTTAAAGATGTCGTAATTActtataatttctattttgaagaaccaaaatcttttttaaataatgttttaatataCAAGTATATTATGAGTTTATATAACAAATGCAGAAGAAGCACTTAATGGGTCGACAGATTCAGATCATGATGACATCATGGACCGACCACTTGCctctgtaatttttttcttcacaacgAGAAAAAACTGTCAACTTCGGATTGCGTCacgtttatgtattttttttttctttttcttttaacgtcTGCGTCGTGTTGGTGCCATAGTTGAATTATTATGTCCAAAGCACTAACAATCATGTTTCTTTCTAATATAGTGACcagagttttatttttctccctCTAATAACCGGAATAAATCTCTGGGAACTCGGACTTAATATCCAATGCCTAGTGAAAAAGTagagatattttgttatttaaaacgTCTACATTGGTTAGAAATAAACCAATGCCTAGTGAAATATagcaattttgttatttaaaacgtttatattgattaaaaataaaccaCATTCATTTTCGTGTAtgtaaaatttgatatttgattttaacCCACATTAACAAATCCTCTATCTATTTGAAAAGACCACTGGAGatcactcttgttttttttttttttttttttttNGatcactcttgttttttttttcgttttcttgtaTTTCAAgacatataaattatttataatgcCAGTTAACATGACGTCTGAAGTCATGTAGTGTAGAAGTAAGACCGAAGAAAAAAGATACGCCAATAGCTCTTCACAGTACCGAGAACCAGGATTTTGAAAATCGAAGTTCATATCTTACACTGTTGAGACTTAAGAAATTTAGATCTGAAAAATTTGCTCACAACTAGaggaaaaaggtttttaaaagcagAAAGAACCTTTTGTAGCTGTGAGACTtatataatcaaactaaatataCTTGCCCATGTTCGAGGGAATAAGAAAGCTTACCCCTTTGCTACGAAAACTCTGGACTCTGTTTTATTCCACTTTCTTAAAGATCTAAGGACAACAAGTTgctcggaaaaaaaaaaatccactcGAGTTCAGATGGGaggaatataattgttttcctccACTTTCACGTGGTTTAATCTGAAGAAGACTCAACTTAGTCAACTGGTGATTTTACTCTTTTCGAAATTCATGCCTCAACTTCATCAGTTGTTTGAATCTGGGAGTTTTGACTTCGTCTCTGTAAGCAGGGTTACTCTGTCTCCTGTCTCAAGAATGGTGGCCTCCACAGATACTTTCACttgatcctctgtttcttattAGAAATCTTCGTTTGAAAAGTGTCCTTGACAAATATGCTTTTCACTGATACATGCAAATCCGATCTGTTGAATTTAAAAAGTGTCCTTGCCATTGCCAAATAGGTCTTTGGCTTGCGACTCCAGACACTTCCTTTCGTGTGATACTTCACTGTGATCTCTAAAATTTTCTAAGAAATATGTTCCTTCAGAAAgacataaaaattaattagaatcaCCCTTGGCTAGCATCGTGATCCCAGTCTCACCCATTTACTTGCAAATGAGCTAACTACTTCTGAGAAGTAAATCGAGAAAAAATTTAGTAGTACCTGGGAATTTCTGGGAAAATGCCACAACCATAAAATGTCTCTCCCGGTTTGTCTTCAATGGGAGCATATACAATTGTACGTACAAATGCTTCTCAGACTTTTCCCTTTAACAAAACAACATCACGTCGTCACCATAATATCGAAGTTTATCTACTTTGTGTGTAAACTGGATATCACCAAAGCAAGAGAAAACCCTGTCTCCACAATGTTGATACTATCATCGCAGTCCACATGTACTGTAACAATAACGATTGAGAACTCAAGAATCAAGGGATCAAAAGTTAACGATCGTTGCTCGGAGTTCAAGCTTTCTTACGTATCAATGGATCGAAAGAGAGTTGAATTCAAAGACTTCGGTTTTAGAaaagctttctctttttattaaaaatcaaaacaaccaCCGTTTACGATACATAGCTAAGAGCATTTATACTCTTCTAAATAATTAACCCTAGATGTCTAAGCTTGAACATCAAACAATGTTCAAACCGACTTAACCTTAAAAGCCAAACGAGAATAATAAAAAACCCAACAAgacaataaataaacataaatatatggaAAATAAGAAGATAGTAGATGGTG is drawn from Camelina sativa cultivar DH55 chromosome 8, Cs, whole genome shotgun sequence and contains these coding sequences:
- the LOC104705462 gene encoding glutaredoxin-C10, with translation MKTMRGLRNCSNDAVTLDLTVHPRPPPLSPAPPTVSSSTASTSLSFDEEETSESKIGRLISEHPVIIFTRSSSCCMCHVMKKLLSTVGVHPTVIEIDEGEIAYLAVEAAPVLFIGGACVGGFESLVALHLSGNLIPRLVEVGALWA